In Aquila chrysaetos chrysaetos chromosome 2, bAquChr1.4, whole genome shotgun sequence, the following are encoded in one genomic region:
- the PRSS35 gene encoding inactive serine protease 35, giving the protein MEHMLLLFIFFIPILGLTNGTETEEDFTWHLKKIPQIVSERTFSLDSPKFEAKTKLELNSVCGIECQRKLPVPSLSDLKDLLSYETIFENGTRTLTEVNVLGLVLDPAGNATTRRSLRKKRQIYGTDSRFSIYDKRFMTNFPFNTAVKISTGCSGILISPKHVLTAAHCLHNGKDYVKGSKRLRVGLLKTKSRGDGRKRKGTRRSRREVSAAQEDPDVATELRRQSKGGGRKQRRSGRKQGSSDGMPSFQWTRVKSTHIPKGWFKGVSGDIALDYDYAVLELKRPHKRKYMELGISPTIKMMPGSMIHFSGFDNDRSGQLVYRFCSISDESNDLFYQYCDAEPGSTGSGVYLRLKEPNKKKWKRKIIAVYSGHQWVDVNGEQQDYNVAVRITPLKYAQICFWIHGNDENCTRG; this is encoded by the coding sequence ATGGAGCACATGTTACTgctcttcatatttttcatacCTATATTGGGTCTCACTAATGgaacagaaactgaagaagATTTTACTTGGCACTTAAAGAAGATCCCCCAGATTGTGAGCGAAAGAACTTTCTCCCTTGACAGCCCTAAATTTGAAGCAAAAACCAAATTAGAGCTGAACAGTGTATGTGGAATTGAATGTCAAAGAAAATTGCCAGTGCCGAGCCTGTCTGACTTGAAGGACCTCTTATCCTATGAGACCATTTTTGAAAACGGCACACGGACCCTGACTGAAGTGAATGTCCTCGGACTAGTGCTTGACCCAGCTGGAAACGCAACAACACGAAGGTCTTTGAGAAAGAAGAGGCAGATATATGGAACAGACAGTAGGTTCAGCATCTACGACAAGCGGTTTATGACCAACTTTCCGTTCAACACAGCTGTGAAGATCTCCACCGGCTGCAGTGGCATTCTCATTTCCCCCAAGCACGTGCTAACAGCTGCCCACTGTCTGCACAACGGCAAGGATTACGTTAAGGGCAGCAAAAGACTGAGGGTGGGCCTTTTGAAGACAAAATCCAGAGGCGACGGCAGGAAACGCAAAGGCACTAGAAGAAGCAGGAGAGAAGTTTCTGCGGCCCAAGAGGATCCCGACGTTGCCACAGAACTAAGGCGACAATCCAAGGGTGGTgggagaaagcagaggagatCTGGGAGGAAGCAGGGGAGCTCAGATGGCATGCCCTCCTTCCAGTGGACGAGGGTGAAGAGTACCCACATCCCAAAAGGCTGGTTTAAGGGTGTCTCTGGGGATATTGCCCTGGATTATGATTATGCTGTTCTTGAGCTCAAGCGTCCCCACAAAAGGAAATACATGGAGCTGGGAATCAGCCCAACAATCAAAATGATGCCTGGGAGCATGATCCACTTCTCGGGTTTTGACAATGATCGATCTGGGCAGCTGGTCTATAGATTTTGTAGCATTTCTGATGAATCCAATGATCTCTTTTATCAGTACTGTGATGCTGAGCCCGGCTCCACTGGATCTGGTGTCTATCTCCGTCTTAAGGagccaaacaaaaagaagtggaaaCGCAAGATCATCGCTGTTTACTCCGGCCATCAGTGGGTGGATGTCAATGGTGAACAGCAGGATTACAATGTAGCGGTAAGAATTACTCCTCTCAAATATGCCCAGATTTGCTTCTGGATACATGGGAATGATGAGAATTGCACACGAGGCTGA